A DNA window from Iodobacter ciconiae contains the following coding sequences:
- the malF gene encoding maltose ABC transporter permease MalF, with product MGGFNMRWLLASLGVVLLLAGLWLLLGVYQSGHTLSALGGLVMLAASAWVFLSPKAYAYRYLYPGVAAVLVFIVFPAVYTAGIGFTNYSSTNLLSFDRVTAYMLSETTSAADGAGMAFSLHQSGEQYRLKFSDEEGQSWVSPPVKLQDNKPQQLQLQVAGTEELAEKESIKTVISKQSALKALRVTLPNQEQPWRLSSLSQFSPTQLLYHKNADGSLSNTQDGSLIKPNFKTGFYETAAGESLTPGFKVNVGFSNFTRIFASDEFQGPMFKIFGWTVLFAFLTVIFTFVVGMALAVLLNWEALRFRGVYRTLLFLPYAVPGFISILVFRGLFNESFGEINMVLNGLFGLRPAWFSDPFNAKAMILIVNTWLGYPYIMLLCSGLIKSIPSDLYEASAINGAGPLTNLFKITLPLILKPMMPLLIASFAFNFNNFVLISLLTDGRPDFIDSKVPAGTTDILVSYTYRLAFQDSGQNFGLAAAISTVIFALVAVLSLINLRLTRVNQEEKR from the coding sequence ATGGGCGGATTTAATATGCGCTGGCTGCTAGCTTCGCTAGGAGTGGTGCTGCTGTTGGCGGGGTTGTGGCTGCTATTGGGGGTTTATCAATCAGGCCATACACTGAGCGCCTTGGGTGGCTTGGTCATGCTGGCGGCCAGTGCCTGGGTATTTTTATCACCAAAAGCTTACGCTTACCGCTATTTATACCCCGGTGTGGCGGCTGTGCTGGTGTTTATTGTTTTTCCTGCCGTGTATACCGCAGGGATTGGTTTTACTAATTACAGCTCGACCAATTTATTGAGTTTTGATCGCGTAACAGCCTATATGCTAAGTGAAACCACTAGCGCCGCCGATGGTGCGGGCATGGCGTTTTCCTTGCATCAGTCCGGTGAGCAATACCGGCTTAAGTTCAGCGATGAAGAAGGGCAGAGCTGGGTTTCCCCTCCGGTTAAATTGCAGGACAACAAGCCGCAGCAGCTGCAATTGCAAGTAGCCGGCACTGAGGAACTTGCCGAAAAAGAATCCATTAAAACGGTGATTTCCAAACAATCAGCGCTAAAAGCATTACGGGTGACTTTGCCAAATCAGGAGCAGCCATGGCGTTTGAGCAGCCTGAGCCAGTTTTCGCCTACCCAGCTTTTGTATCATAAAAATGCTGATGGCAGTTTGAGTAACACTCAGGATGGCTCATTGATAAAGCCCAACTTTAAAACCGGCTTTTATGAAACAGCTGCAGGTGAAAGCCTGACGCCGGGCTTTAAAGTCAATGTGGGTTTTAGTAATTTCACACGGATCTTTGCAAGTGACGAGTTTCAAGGGCCAATGTTTAAAATCTTTGGCTGGACCGTACTGTTTGCTTTTCTGACCGTGATATTTACTTTTGTGGTGGGCATGGCTTTGGCGGTGCTACTGAACTGGGAAGCGCTGCGTTTTCGCGGTGTGTATCGCACGCTGCTGTTTTTGCCTTACGCCGTGCCGGGTTTTATTTCTATTCTGGTGTTCCGTGGCCTGTTTAATGAGAGCTTTGGTGAAATCAATATGGTGCTCAATGGCCTGTTCGGTTTGCGGCCGGCCTGGTTTTCCGATCCATTTAATGCCAAGGCGATGATTTTAATTGTAAACACCTGGCTGGGTTACCCTTACATTATGTTGCTTTGCTCCGGGCTGATTAAATCTATCCCCAGCGATTTATATGAAGCCTCAGCCATTAATGGCGCAGGCCCGCTGACTAATCTATTCAAAATCACCCTGCCGCTAATTTTGAAGCCGATGATGCCGCTTTTGATTGCTTCATTCGCATTTAACTTTAATAACTTTGTACTGATCAGCTTGCTAACCGATGGCCGGCCAGATTTTATTGATAGCAAAGTACCCGCAGGCACCACGGATATCCTGGTTTCCTACACCTATCGTCTGGCGTTTCAGGATTCGGGGCAGAATTTTGGTTTGGCTGCAGCCATTTCTACTGTGATTTTTGCGCTGGTGGCGGTGTTGTCGCTGATTAATCTAAGACTGACCCGTGTGAATCAAGAGGAGAAACGATAA